The Bacillus sp. Bos-x628 genome segment CAACAAATGATCCCTTACCGACAATCGAATAAATAAATCCTGCCTTCTCTAACTCTTCATATGCTCGCTTTGTTGTGATGCCACTGATTTGTAAATCCTTCGCCAGCTTTCGAATAGACGGCAATGCCGCGCCTTCCGCCAGCTCCCCCGTCAAAATCATCGATTTGATTTGATTCGTAATTTGCTCATAGATGGGCTCCTTAGAATGGTTTTAAATTGTAATCTGCATATAAAAACCTCTTTTTTTCTGATAGTTGGAACAAAATAATGTATATACAATATATACACACTAAATTACTTTTAAAAACGTTCTCTTCACTTTTTGATGGCATAGAACTAACAAACCGCACAGCCCTTAAGCTATGCGGTCAATCATATAAAACGTTTTATATCCAATACATCCAGCTTCCCATGAGCCATTCCACCGGACCTCTTCTCCATTTTTTCAAATAGAGATAGCTGATGAACAGCTGTGCTGTGTAAAGCCCGACAGCGAGCATCAGTCCCCACATTGACCCCATCTGTCCAAATAGACCAAGTCCATAAGAATTGAAAATCGTTGCACAAATGATCGACTGCGCCAAATAATTTGATAGAGACAAACGGCCCAGCCCTGCAAGCCGTAGCACGATTTTTGTTAACAAACCAAATTACTAACCATCATAAAACCATAAATAAAGGGTTTCAAAAGGAGAGGAATTAAGTTATTATGTGCAAAAAGGGAAAAAGGGGATATTATGTTAATTTTGAAGCGTTTTGTATATGGTTTTATTATTTTTTATTCCATATTTTTAAGCACCCTCTTTATATACAGATTTATAAATGGAGGGACAGGAGATAGTAATGAAATTTTCGTATATATTATTTTGCTACTATCGTATATACCATTGCTCACCATTATTAGTTATTTTATATTTTCTTATACTTTTGGTTACTTCAGATTAAATCCAAAGCTTAAAATCTTTATTGTTGCTATATTAACATCTATCTTCATTAGCTTTTTTCTAGAAATACAACTTAATGACCTTTTTTTTACAATCAATTCTTTCATTTCTGCTTTCATCATGAGCTTAATTTTACCTATTTTTAAAAACAACCTCACTAAAACCAAGTGAGGTTGTATCTTTTTATATCTTGGAATTTATGCTCATTCTAGCAGAAGGTGCTACAGGAAACAGATACTCAAATCCCTTATTAGATGCCTTAAAAAGGGTGATACTAACATCTGTATACGGAATATATGCATACATTTCGTGACTTGGAGCTTGGTCTCTTGAGCCACTGACAGTAATTCTTCCATTTTTGTAAATGACAATGCCTGCTCTATAATTAATAGATGGTGTAACAAAACCAAAGTCATTAAAACCTACTGTTGCATCATGATCAATGACATAATAATTCATATTTTTATCTTTTTTTCCCTGTTTAAAAATAATATTTTTATCTGTTGGTTTCTGCTGTTTTTTAAATTTTCCGTTCTTATCATAAAGCCTTGTATAGTTCACATTCTTTTTGAATGTTGTTTTCGACCCATTTTTTGTAAATCTAACAGCCGTTTCAACCATTGTTCGATGAGTACCATTAGAAAAACTAAACGATCTATTATCCCCACCAAACTTATCTTTAGATGTTATTCCGCTAATTATCGAAGCAGCTGGTGCATATTTAGTTGGTATAAATGTCCGGTAATTCACACCTACTTGATTCGGATAATAATCAACAGGAGGTGTATATCCTGATGTACTCATCTTATCACTTTCTGGAATTTTAATAACTTTAATATATTCGTAAGGTCTGTAGTAATATGATTTAGCATCTGCAAAACTAATTGTTTGACCTCTATTACTCAACTCCGAATTAATTTCTTTGATTTCGGAATCACTTAATCTGTGATACACCACAAACTTATATGAATATGTTTCACCACTTTTAATTTCTAAATCTTTAAAACCATTACTGGCATCTTTCGAGATAAGCTTATCATCTTTATATAGTTCTATTTTTCCACTAAAATTATCATTAACATTTCCTCTTAATTTTAAATTGATCGAGTTATCGATAATAGTACTATCTATGTAGTCTTCATCATTCAAAGGATTTGCTACATCTTTTTCATCATTTGAATTCATCAGCTTCATCTTTTTATTAGCCAATGTTTTTGTATCTACTTTTATTACATCAATCTTTTTGCCTTCTTTAAACCTTAGAATGTCATATTCTATAGGAGTATTTTCTTCTAAACCTTTATGGGTAAATTTAGGCTCTACACCTTTCCATAATAACTCACCATTGGAATATACCTCATAATTATCTCCATTATCTTCCCAATTCAGATCAATTTCATTCACTCTGGATTTAACATTTACTTGTGATGGTTCTAGTTCCTCTGCTTTTAAATCTTGAACAAAAAACAGAAACGAAAAAGAAATTACCGCTAAGAAAATTAACTTATAGTTCAAAAGAATCCCTCCCTTAAACAAAACTAACATATAATAATTTACAATACAATATTTTGTATAAATTTAATTTTTTTACTTTTGAAAATATGGATTTTACCCCTTGGTCTTGATGAAACGATATTATCCCCAATACACCTATCTTCCCATGAGCCATTCCAAACAATGCAAACGGATCAATCATCATCTTACCGAAAAGAAACCCAAGTATCGGCATAAGCATAATGATCATGATCGCCTTAATAATGGTGACAATCATCATATCAACTTCAATCGTAATCCGTCTCAACAAAATCCCCCCATACGCACCCTTCGCATACACATCGATTAATAAATCATCATTTCCATAAACAAAGTTCATCATGGATGGCACAACGACTAATGACAAAATACCTAATACACCTTGCCCATATAAGCGTTGTTTTCACCTAGCTACCCATACACATCTTCAAGAAAAACGTACAAGCTCCATAATAAAGAAGAATATCACTATTCCAAATAAATATTTATGAAGTATACCAAGCACAATGAGACCAAAGCTACGGCGGACGACGATGGCATTCGTATTCAGCCCCTTCGACTGCGTTGATTCAATCAGCTTGACCAAAGAGTATCCAAACAAAAATGAAAAAATCAAATAAAACGACCCCTGCTACAAAATTTCCGTCACAAATACCCCAAACTCCTGTTCCCACAGGCTCGAATCAACCTTTTTCTCAAAATCATAATCCTATTGAAAATTAAGCATATTCACGATCATCAAAATACCTAATAAACTATTAATTAACTCAACCCTAGATCCCTTCAACACAACAGCTCCTTCGAAAAAAAATAAAAATAAAACTTCCAAACTTTTTAAAAATTGGTTCATATCCCTATGAGAAAGGATACGTTTTCAAGTAAATTTAATAAAAAACCTAGAATATACATTCTAGGTTTCATACGAATGAATTGATGAATGATGACTTTCTTCTTTCCTCATCACACGCTTCAAATAAAACAAAATCCCCAATCCGAACAAAATCAACGTCAGCTCCCAGTCTGCTGAAATCGGCAACCATTTCAGCATCATGAGAGTCAGCAAGACAGCTCCCACACCTGCGAAAAAGACCGCATTTCTTTTTCATTCTTTGTTTGATTGAAACAAAACGCTCTCCTCCATAACCCTTATTAAGATTGTTTTTCTAACTTTTTCAATATCTTCTCCCAGCCGGTATCTCCCATTTTTCGATCTACTAATTGCCCCTCTTCATCCATTAAACAAAAGCTAGGCAATCCTTGCACCTTATATTTTGTGACGATCTCATAATCTTGATCCAAAATAATTGGAGCTGTGATATTCTTTTCTTCCGCATACGTTGAAACAACGTCTATTGATTTTTCTTCCTCCGTATACGGCACATGAACACATGTTACATTGATTCCTAGCTGATTCACACTTTGCAAAACATCCTTTGTTAACTCTTCACAATGAGGACAGTTGATCGACCAAAAATAAAGGAGTTGGATACGACCTTCTGACGAAAGCGGTTGATCTGAACGTCGAATCCAAGGTAGATGATCAGGCCATTTAAACAGTTGAGTCTCCATTTACTCATCCTCCTTTTCTTTTAATTGAAAAGCAATGATTTTCCCT includes the following:
- a CDS encoding DUF418 domain-containing protein, with the protein product MLTKIVLRLAGLGRLSLSNYLAQSIICATIFNSYGLGLFGQMGSMWGLMLAVGLYTAQLFISYLYLKKWRRGPVEWLMGSWMYWI
- a CDS encoding GntR family transcriptional regulator, giving the protein MYEQITNQIKSMILTGELAEGAALPSIRKLAKDLQISGITTKRAYEELEKAGFIYSIVGKGSFVAEQNLEVMREKKLKVIEEQLGAVVTNGKELGLSFDELQQLLRFLYGE
- a CDS encoding TlpA disulfide reductase family protein, whose translation is METQLFKWPDHLPWIRRSDQPLSSEGRIQLLYFWSINCPHCEELTKDVLQSVNQLGINVTCVHVPYTEEEKSIDVVSTYAEEKNITAPIILDQDYEIVTKYKVQGLPSFCLMDEEGQLVDRKMGDTGWEKILKKLEKQS